The Punica granatum isolate Tunisia-2019 chromosome 4, ASM765513v2, whole genome shotgun sequence genome has a window encoding:
- the LOC116202611 gene encoding pentatricopeptide repeat-containing protein At5g66520-like: MLFKLTSSWSLAIRDAATSKGPHEALSLYTRMHRLSVPFDSFSVLFTLKSCTALRNPTLISHLHSHILKLGFSAHVYVATGLLNAYAALSLRDACKLFDEMPCKNTVTWNTMITCYARSGDVMAARRVFDEMPTRDVASWSAMITAFVNSCKWADGLGLFRRMMAGLAGVKPDQLTVGSVLSGCSQMGSLGLLVGMSIHSLVVKNGWEVNVKIGTPLIDMYSKCGLLKYALRLFNLMEERNVMTWTAMICGSAQNGHGMEAIALFEMMRNTGMQPNEMTFTGVLSACANAGLVEEGRRYFTMLRECGVEPRIQHYGCMVDLFGKAGFLVEAYEVIQKMEFEPNIVLWGSYLAACKTHKRFEMAERVIDRVMRVVRPDHDGGVYTLISDLYILSDKWDEAERIRQLMLDQTTRKVRGSSSIEARRQQMNSM, translated from the coding sequence ATGCTGTTTAAGCTCACCTCATCATGGTCTCTCGCCATCAGGGACGCCGCCACTTCCAAGGGTCCCCACGAGGCCCTCTCCCTCTACACCCGAATGCACCGTCTCTCCGTCCCCTTCGACAGCTTCTCCGTCCTCTTCACCCTCAAATCCTGCACCGCCCTCCGCAACCCCACCCTCATCAGCCACCTCCACTCCCACATCCTCAAGCTCGGTTTCTCCGCCCACGTCTACGTCGCCACCGGCCTCCTCAATGCCTACGCGGCTCTTTCCCTCCGGGACGCCTGCAAGCTGTTCGACGAAATGCCCTGCAAGAACACGGTCACCTGGAACACCATGATCACGTGTTACGCGAGGTCGGGAGACGTGATGGCTGCGCGTCGGGTGTTCGACGAAATGCCCACACGGGACGTCGCGTCGTGGTCCGCCATGATAACTGCATTTGTTAACAGCTGTAAGTGGGCCGATGGACTGGGCCTCTTCCGTCGGATGATGGCAGGCCTGGCGGGTGTGAAGCCTGACCAGTTGACGGTTGGATCGGTCTTGTCCGGCTGCTCCCAGATGGGATCGCTGGGGTTGCTGGTTGGTATGTCGATTCATTCTTTGGTGGTGAAGAATGGTTGGGAAGTTAATGTCAAGATTGGGACTCCGCTCATAGACATGTACTCCAAGTGTGGGCTCTTGAAATACGCACTCCGGTTATTTAACCTGATGGAGGAGAGGAACGTAATGACGTGGACAGCGATGATATGTGGGTCAGCACAGAACGGCCATGGTATGGAAGCCATAGCTCTATTCGAGATGATGCGGAATACGGGTATGCAGCCCAATGAGATGACCTTCACCGGGGTTCTCAGCGCTTGTGCAAATGCTGGGCTTGTAGAGGAAGGGCGAAGGTACTTTACGATGCTCCGAGAGTGTGGAGTAGAACCCAGGATTCAACACTACGGATGCATGGTGGATTTGTTCGGTAAGGCGGGCTTCTTAGTGGAGGCTTACGAGGTAATACAGAAAATGGAATTTGAGCCGAATATTGTTCTGTGGGGCTCTTATTTAGCAGCCTGTAAGACTCATAAGCGGTTTGAGATGGCGGAAAGGGTGATCGATCGGGTGATGCGCGTTGTGAGGCCGGACCATGATGGAGGGGTCTATACGCTCATTTCTGATCTCTACATTCTGAGCGATAAGTGGGATGAAGCAGAGAGGATTAGACAACTGATGCTGGACCAAACCACAAGGAAAGTTCGAGGTTCCAGTTCTATCGAAGCCAGAAGACAGCAAATGAACAGCATGTAA